The proteins below are encoded in one region of Nitrososphaerota archaeon:
- a CDS encoding GTP cyclohydrolase I FolE2 (MptA; in Methanocaldococcus this protein converts GTP to 7,8-dihydro-D-neopterin 2',3'-cyclic phosphate as the first step in methanopterin biosynthesis) has product MSKLPPDLLERVVDIQYLIPENRLFLPRVGVRNLKAQLKVSSKRGVMPLSATIDLFVDLPRDMKGVNLSRHPESLIEVLEPRLLKVPRIEETCVNVAVKLLEKHEYAKRAEVRLKSDYFVEARPPHSDYTFREPCKIYASAAA; this is encoded by the coding sequence ATGAGTAAGCTGCCACCTGATCTGCTGGAAAGGGTTGTCGACATACAGTATCTTATACCTGAGAATAGGCTCTTCTTACCAAGGGTTGGTGTGAGGAATCTGAAGGCTCAGTTGAAGGTCTCCTCGAAGCGTGGGGTTATGCCTCTCTCAGCCACAATCGACCTATTTGTGGATCTGCCGCGTGATATGAAGGGTGTAAACCTATCTCGCCACCCCGAATCCTTAATCGAAGTATTAGAACCTAGATTATTGAAGGTGCCGAGGATTGAGGAGACGTGTGTGAACGTGGCGGTTAAGCTTCTCGAGAAGCATGAGTATGCGAAGAGAGCCGAGGTTAGGTTAAAGAGCGATTACTTTGTGGAGGCGCGACCGCCTCACTCCGATTACACCTTCAGAGAACCCTGTAAGATATACGCTTCAGCCGCAGCTGA
- a CDS encoding DUF1464 family protein: MVRVAGIDPGTKSMDVCALQDGEVYFEKVVSTEEAAKSPHLLIKAVEEAMPLDLIVGPSGYGIELTYLSDLPEDSLEDWYYRHILLAEKGGVEEAVKRGVFGALIYYAMAKTAVEMKRRGWPVCYIPAVIHLPTVPEHRKVNKIDLGTADKMCAAVLGVYDQSRRLGIPYSEVSFIQVEMGFGYNAVLAVDGGRIVDGVGGTTMSGPGFLTISSLDAELAQLVGEWRKEDLFTGGCASISGKATPEELIDSVQTDGRCELAWRAMAESVLKAVYSMKASVHNPREILISGRLTKIRYVEDWLVSELGSIAPVRRLEGLPGAKVVKETAQGYALVAEGLAGGKYEKLIEWMKIREAKGTALDHIYHPKFLASRRLGRR, from the coding sequence TTGGTTAGAGTTGCTGGCATAGACCCTGGCACCAAAAGTATGGATGTTTGTGCGCTGCAAGACGGCGAAGTCTACTTTGAGAAGGTAGTCAGCACGGAAGAGGCCGCTAAGAGCCCGCATCTTCTGATCAAGGCGGTTGAGGAGGCGATGCCACTAGATCTTATCGTAGGCCCCTCTGGCTACGGTATCGAGTTAACGTATCTGAGTGATCTACCTGAGGATTCGCTGGAGGATTGGTACTACAGACACATCCTTCTAGCGGAGAAGGGGGGTGTGGAGGAGGCGGTTAAGAGAGGGGTGTTCGGCGCTCTAATCTACTATGCTATGGCTAAGACCGCGGTCGAGATGAAGCGCAGAGGGTGGCCGGTCTGCTACATACCAGCTGTTATCCATCTACCTACGGTGCCTGAGCATAGGAAGGTGAATAAGATCGACTTAGGCACAGCTGACAAGATGTGCGCCGCGGTTCTTGGCGTCTACGATCAATCGAGGAGGCTCGGCATACCCTACTCAGAGGTGTCGTTTATCCAAGTCGAAATGGGCTTCGGGTATAATGCGGTATTAGCGGTGGATGGTGGTAGGATCGTCGATGGTGTAGGCGGGACTACTATGAGCGGACCAGGCTTCCTCACCATCTCCAGCCTAGATGCGGAGCTAGCGCAGCTCGTTGGGGAGTGGAGGAAGGAGGATCTATTCACAGGCGGATGCGCCTCAATATCTGGCAAAGCAACACCAGAGGAACTCATCGATAGCGTTCAAACCGATGGGAGGTGTGAGTTGGCTTGGAGGGCGATGGCTGAAAGCGTCTTAAAAGCAGTTTACTCGATGAAAGCATCTGTTCACAACCCGAGAGAAATACTGATCTCAGGTAGGTTGACGAAGATAAGGTATGTTGAAGACTGGTTGGTTAGTGAGCTAGGTAGCATAGCCCCTGTTAGGAGGTTAGAGGGGCTGCCTGGAGCGAAGGTAGTCAAAGAGACGGCGCAAGGCTACGCTTTGGTTGCAGAGGGACTCGCAGGCGGAAAATACGAGAAGCTCATCGAGTGGATGAAGATTAGAGAGGCGAAAGGAACGGCCCTAGACCACATCTACCACCCGAAATTCCTAGCAAGCAGAAGGCTGGGAAGAAGGTAA